A region of Micromonas commoda chromosome 4, complete sequence DNA encodes the following proteins:
- a CDS encoding predicted protein yields MATPEQEMNEYEAERARRIAANKERMRALGLGAGSRAFDSALAPIDPNAPRTLDPSNGAKRPRKRYERAAAARLNGGGVGASAPSARESRRLRGYRADSREIAPGDKARPIVDVDGTRLADASLELERAVEAVEKDGAKRRGIAFPDPRCRPNSTVVAPFTLASTRVTVVSLGAIHRGPFPRNYWSSKGCIYHHPFPVGYRARKVHFGREWEMRIDAGECGPCFSVLNLATGECFTGETPTKPWTRVCVSLRLGTRISGPQFFGFSDPVTMRALAALCSPAELRRCLTKGEKDGTHGDGDVDVGAGAESGVPTRVPMPLELAVKEFATLDGVGDKTAIAIARSTAFSHLVDVDGIEPAYEGRRLRGLAELIECVREGGARPGEGEAFVRWWLQSSPELPAATTRWPPWCARIVPRVMDQLRGVVEIGAAGRGDRRRSGRKRDEV; encoded by the coding sequence ATGGCGACGCCAGAGCAGGAGATGAACGAATACGAGGctgaacgcgcgcgtcgcataGCCGCGAACAAGGAGCGCATGCGCGCGctgggcctcggcgcgggttctcgcgcgttcgattccgcgctcgcgcccatcgaCCCCAACGCTCCACGCACTCTCGATCCCTCCAACGGCGCTAAGAGGCCGCGGAAGAggtacgagcgcgcggcggccgcgcggctgAACGGCGGGGGtgtcggcgcgagcgcaccTTCCGCGAGGGAGTCGCGCAGGCTTCGCGGGTATCGCGCGGACTCGCGCGAGATCGCCCCGGGCGACAAGGCCCGCCCCatcgtggacgtggacggcaCGAGGCTCGCGGACGCATCGCTGGAACTGGAACGCGCGGTGGAAGCGGTGGAGAAGGACGGGGCGAAGCGACGGGGGATCGCCTTCCCGGACCCGCGATGCCGGCCAAActccaccgtcgtcgcgccgttcacgctcgcgtccacgcgcgtcaccgtcgtctcCCTCGGCGCCATACACCGCGGCCCTTTCCCGCGCAACTACTGGTCGTCCAAGGGGTGCATCTACCACCACCCGTTTCCGGTGGGGTACCGCGCTCGAAAGGTGCACTTCGGCAGGGAGTGGGAGATGCGaatcgacgcgggcgagtgCGGCCCGTGCTTCTCCGTTCTCAACCTGGCCACCGGCGAGTGCTTCACCGGGGAGACTCCGACGAAGCCGTGGACGAGGGTGTGCGTGAGCCTTCGGCTCGGGACGCGAATATCCGGGCCGCAGTTTTTCGGATTCAGCGACCCGGTCAccatgcgcgcgctcgcggcgctgtgctcgcccgccgagctccgcaGGTGCCTGACCAAGGGAGAGAAAGACGGGACCCatggggacggggacgtggacgtgggcgcgggtgccgagtcTGGGGTGCCGACCAGGGTGCCGAtgccgctcgagctcgcggttAAAGAGTTTGCGACGCTCGACGGCGTAGGGGATAAGACGGCGATCGCCATCGCCCGGAGCACCGCCTTCTCGcatctcgtcgacgtcgacgggatCGAACCCGCGTACGAGGGGCGCAGGCTGAGGGGCCTGGCCGAGCTGATAGAGTGCGTGCGCGAAGGGGGCGCGCGACCCGGGGAGGGCGAGGCGTTTGTCCGGTGGTGGCTCCAATCTTCGCCAGAGttaccggcggcgaccacgcgTTGGCCGCCGTGGTGCGCACGGATCGTCCCGAGGGTGATGGATCAGCTGCGGGGGGTCGTGGAgatcggggcggcggggcgcggggaccggcggcgctcgggccGCAAGCGCGACGAGGTCTGA
- a CDS encoding predicted protein encodes MDEAKRTRRDSFGPWGDPSIKYLYYCPQMKELAHSIAAQPTKLTIRPMEVSWAKFPDGFPNLFVEGAEEIRGKHVAFLASFNNPDTIFEQISVIYSLPKMFIASFTLILPFFPTGTAERVEREGEVPTAVTLARMLSNIPMSRGGPTSTIIFDIHALQERFYFGDNITPCFETGIPLLLEEIAALPDKSDVVIAYPDEGAMKRFHTFFEAFDEVVCTKVRQGDKRLVTLKEGEPAGKHVVIVDDLVQSGGTLIECGKVLKARGAKALSAFCTHGVFPNDKHERFTESDMFDNFWITDSCPQTVSRVRGRAPFKVLSLAGRIARALEI; translated from the coding sequence ATGGATGAAGCAaagcgcacgcgccgcgactcGTTCGGCCCCTGGGGCGACCCGAGCATCAAGTACCTCTACTACTGCCCCCAGATGAAGGAGCTCGCTCactcgatcgcggcgcagcCCACGAAGCTGACCATCCGCCCGATGGAGGTGTCCTGGGCCAAGTTCCCGGACGGATTCCCCAACCTGTTcgtggagggcgccgaggagatccGCGGCAAGCAcgtcgccttcctcgcctcctTCAACAACCCCGACACCATCTTCGAGCAGATCTCCGTCATCTACTCCCTCCCGAAGATGTTCATCGCGTCGTTCACGCTCATCCTCCCCTTCTTCCCCACGGgcaccgccgagcgcgtcgagcgcgagggcgaggtgcCCACCGCGGTGACCCTCGCGAGGATGCTCTCGAACATCCCCATgtcccgcggcggacccacCAGCACCATCATCTTCGACATCCACGCGCTGCAGGAGCGATTCTACTTCGGCGACAACATCACGCCGTGCTTCGAGACGGGTATTCCCCTGCTCCtggaggagatcgccgcgttgcCGGACAAGTCGGACGTAGTGATCGCGTAcccggacgagggcgcgatgAAGCGGTTCCACACCTTCTTCGAAGCCTTCGACGAGGTGGTGTGCACCAAGGTGCGGCAGGGCGACAAGAGGCTCGTCACGCTGAAGGAGGGCGAACCGGCGGGGAAGCACGTCGTGATCGTGGACGACCTCGTGCAGTCGGGCGGCACGCTGATCGAGTGCGGCAAGGTTCTCAAGGCCAGGGGCGCGAAGGCGCTGTCCGCGTTCTGCACGCACGGCGTGTTCCCCAACGACAAGCACGAGAGGTTCACGGAGAGCGACATGTTCGACAACTTTTGGATCACGGACTCGTGCCCGCAGACGGTGAGCAGGGTGCGAGGCCGGGCGCCGTTCAAGGTGCTGTCGCTCGCGGGACGgatcgcgagggcgctggagATCTGA
- a CDS encoding predicted protein yields the protein MEPRRSQRIKISNEGGALGALLRHLPVVFESEVLRHLDVDDLFSLSRVNKECGRAASNASKLARADHYDARCAELSKDPCWGVDPATVHPLLRAFATCYAQEFAEQAEKLRAEVANDRRQSALSSSSGDFYTFPRREIIPSQRLQDATANVLKMLEPRPGT from the coding sequence ATggagccgaggaggagccaGAGGATCAAGATATCGaacgaaggcggcgcgctcggcgcgctgttGCGGCATCTGCCCGTCGTGTTCGAGTCGGAGGTGCTGCGtcacctcgacgtcgacgacctcTTCTCGCTCTCGCGGGTGAACAAAGAgtgcggacgcgccgccagCAACGCCTCGaagctcgctcgcgcggacCACTACGACGCTAGATGCGCCGAACTCAGCAAAGACCCATGTTGGGGGGTCGACCCCGCCACCGTTCACCCGCTACTCAGGGCCTTCGCGACGTGCTATGCCCAGGAGTTTGCCGAACAAGCCGAGAAGCTCAGGGCTGAGGTCGCCAACGACAGACGCCAGAGCGCTTTGAGTTCTTCTTCCGGCGACTTCTACACCTTCCCCCGACGCGAAATCATACCCAGCCAACGTCTTCAAGATGCGACAGCCAACGTCTTAAAGATGCTAGAACCCCGGCCTGGTACGTAA
- a CDS encoding predicted protein translates to LVLLDRVTPRTFSFARGDVVYLRSPSNQDRWVTRRLVALEGDWVTRAADDDVTKVPRGHCWIERVEAGTGVDGDGRAVPLALLDARVSHVLWPPSEVGAV, encoded by the coding sequence cTGGTGCTCCTGGACAGGGtcacgccgcggacgttctcgttcgcgcgcggggacgtggtGTACCTGCGCTCGCCCTCGAACCAGGATCGGTGGGTGACGCGCAGGCTGGTGGCGCTGGAGGGGGACtgggtgacgcgcgcggcggacgacgacgtgaccAAGGTGCCGAGGGGGCACTGCTGGATCGAGAGGGTCGAGGCGGGGACCGGggtggacggggacggccgcgcggtgccgctggcgctgctcgacgcgagggtATCGCACGTGCTGTGGCCGCCGTCCGAGGTTGGGGCGGTG
- a CDS encoding predicted protein: MAKLSVGIASLCVLLLLLPPPTARASGVQPVGQVVDHPVGQTSGGSRSDGDAADALDAVPRETLQSLFNWAIKNSDPEKLADMARRVRDGERVDVGALPDANRASARAVPNQSRWTTEELEQKRRDVREVLDALSNQPTEAQYIKLATGMYTNASLPKEDRILALDELKELVRQIDNANDLHALGALAPLIHVALDSPGTEDEDVASAAASTLAVAMSNNAEVQALVHAWRPPDQTVDRFRRKTLRREDGTYDECDDEAHEHWGVDDVADVGKRDPHHFAADRAGHYGDETVHDPGFRNDVEHRDVAKRRKTARANDDELVARHGDIRVGDWPEPRLGVEARLARLALDESVAVERRVRCMFALGAMLRTSPLSRRSFFAADGAAFIVQALADDVPSRVRVRALVIATDVFENPTVHVTGSNERTLATGERHLAIKGVEAFARLMRRGSRDSREKAVHALKAAMAVDESYPEERMSGHVLREARERGVGEALRAAASFFHANAREDPDVAEYMEEVAREAEDLSAVVAAPEPAAANDEL; the protein is encoded by the exons atGGCGAAGTTATCGGTCGGGATCGCGTCACTGTGCgtcctgctgctgctgctccCTCCTcccacggcgcgcgcctccgggGTGCAGCCCGTCGGGCAGGTGGTGGATCACCCGGTGGGTCAAACATCGGGCGGCTCCAgatccgacggcgacgccgccgacgcgctcgacgccgtgccgAGGGAGACGCTGCAGTCGCTGTTCAACTGGGCGATCAAAAACTCGGACCCGGAGAAGCTGGCGGACATGGCGCGCAgggttcgcgacggcgagcgcgtcgatgtcggcgccctgcccgacgcgaaccgcgcgTCAGCACGGGCGGTGCCGAACCaatcgcgatggacgaccgAGGAGTTGGAGCAGAAACGGcgggacgtccgcgaggttctCGACGCCCTGTCCAACCAGCCCACCGAGGCGCAGTACATCAAGCTCGCCACCGGCATGTACACCAACGCGTCGTTGCCAAAGGAGGACCGGATCCTCGCCctggacgagctcaaggagctgGTGCGGCAAATCGACAACGCGAACGACTTGCACGCGCTTGGCGCGTTGGCGCCCTTAAtccacgtcgccctcgactcACCCGgcaccgaggacgaggacgtcgcctccgccgccgcctccaccctcgccgtcgccatgaGCAACAACGCGGAGGTGCAGGCGCTGGTCCACGCGTGGCGACCGCCGGATCAAACGGTGGACCGGTTTCGACGCAAGACGCTTCGAAGAGAAGACGGCACCTACGACgagtgcgacgacgaggcgcacgagCACTggggcgtggacgacgtcgcggacgtcggcaAACGCGACCCGCACcacttcgccgccgaccgtGCCGGGCACTACGGCGACGAGACCGTTCACGACCCGGGGTTTCGCAACGACGTCGagcatcgcgacgtcgccaagcGGCGGAAGACGGCGCGGGCTAACGACGACGAACTCGTAGCCAGACACGGGGACATCCGCGTCGGGGACTGGCCGGAGCCGAGGCTCGGGGTGGAGGCACGGCTCGCCAggctcgcgctggacgagtccgtcgccgtcgagcgaaGGGTCCGGTGCATGTTCGCGTTGGGCGCGATGCttcggacgtcgccgctgagcCGCCGGTcgttcttcgccgccgacggcgccgcgttcatcgtccaggcgctcgccgacgacgtacCGTCTCGGGTGCGTGTCAGGGCGCTGGTCATCGCCACCGACGTGTTTGAGAACCCCACGGTGCACGTCACCGGatcgaacgaacgaacgttGGCGACGGGGGAGCGGCACTTGGCCATCAAAGGCGtggaggcgttcgcgcgcctcATGCGTCGCGGGTCGCGAGACTCGAGGGAAAAG GCGGTGCACGCGTTGAaagccgcgatggcggtggacgagtcgTATCCGGAGGAGCGCATGAGCGGGCACGTgctgagggaggcgagggagagggGCGTCGGTGAAGCgctgagggcggcggcgtcgttcttccacgccaacgcgcgcgaggacccggacgtcgcggagtacatggaggaggtggcgagggaggcggaggatctgtccgccgtcgtcgccgcgcccgagcccgccgccgcgaacgacgagctgtga
- a CDS encoding glycosyltransferase (on HMMPFAM-pfam-v21 hit (PF08660.1: Alg14 Oligosaccharide biosynthesis protein Alg14 like),but with low blast score (50-80). Does not hit a pfam domain when blasted): protein MIVLGSGGHTAEMFALLRALSPRRYAPRHYVIADTDSTSLVKAEAHEAAVGEALADASDVDDDELAVSSEYSVTRIPRAREVGQGWIHSFFTTARACVGAFRAVFAEKPDAVLCNGPGTCVPIVAGAFVSRVIGIATPAVVYVESAARTKTMSLTGRILYATRLADEVFVQWEGLARRYPRAKYAGRVC, encoded by the coding sequence ATGATCGTCCTGGGCAGCGGCGGTCACACCGCGGAGATGttcgcgctgctccgcgcgctctcgccgcggcggtacGCCCCGCGTCATTACGTCATCGCGGACACCGACAGCACCTCGCTGGTGAAAGCCGAGGCccacgaggcggcggtgggcgaggcgctcgccgatgcgtccgacgtggacgacgacgagctcgccgtgtCCTCGGAGTACTCCGTGACGCGCATCCCCCGGGCCAGGGAGGTGGGCCAAGGATGGATCCACTCGTTCTTCaccacggcgcgcgcctgTGTCGGCGCGTTTCGCGCCGTGTTCGCGGAGAAACCGGACGCGGTGCTGTGTAACGGTCCGGGGACGTGCGTgcccatcgtcgcgggcgcaTTCGTTTCGAGGGTGATTGggatcgcgacgcccgcggtggtgtacgtggagagcgcggcgaggacgaagacgatgTCGCTGACGGGGAGGATACTGTacgcgacgcggctggcggaCGAGGTGTTCGTGCAGTGGGAGGGACTGGCTCGAAGGTACCCGAGGGCAAAGTACGCGGGAAGGGTCTGTTGA
- the KAT1 gene encoding microtubule-severing protein katanin 60kDa subunit (Katanin is a microtubule-severing AAA protein. It contains a 60 kDa ATPase subunit, which functions to sever microtubules. This subunit requires ATP and the presence of microtubules for activation), which produces MALVGLNAAADQLQIAREFAVLGDYDTARVYYQGVLTQVSRHVNNTELDAGADPFRVGRWRAVQRQLTDELEAVTNLDGERGMDEEEAMWRGGGRARKENRAPSPERDPDVWSAPTPRDSPAKAPPRRDDSRLPAWARRDPGSNGAHSSNEPGRGVKKKPARGGPDAALAENLRRDILEASPSVRWDDIAGLNDAKRLLEEAVVLPLWMPEYFRGIRRPWKGVLMFGPPGTGKTMLAKAVATECGTTFFNISSSTLASKYRGESERMVRILFDLARHHAPSTIFIDEIDSLCTSRGASGEHEASRRVKSEFLVQIDGCSAVDDSNDDSSSDGDGSGGKKVMVLAATNFPWDIDEALRRRLEKRIYIPLPDAEARNALVNINVRGVEVAPDVDFDALARRTEGYSGDDITNVCRDAAMNGMRRKIVGKRPEEIRAMSKEEVAAPITMEDMNEALKRIQPSVAREDVERHLEWLAEFGST; this is translated from the exons ATGGCGCTCGTCGGcctgaacgcggcggccgaccAGCTGCAGATAGCGCGCGAGttcgcggtgctcggcgactACGACACCGCGCGGGTCTACTACCAGGGCGTGCTCACCCAGGTCTCGAG GCACGTGAACAACACGGAGCTCGATGCCGGCGCGGATCCGTTTCGCGTGggacggtggcgcgcggtCCAGCGGCAGCTcaccgacgagctcgaggctgtGACGAACCTGGATGGCGAGCGAGGGAT ggacgaggaggaagccatgtggcgcggcggcggccgcgcgcgcaaGGAGAaccgcgcgccctcgcccgaaCGCGACCCCGACGTGTGGagcgccccgaccccgagGGACTCGCCCGCCaaggcgcccccgcggcgcgacgactcCAGGCTTCCCGCGTGGGCTCGAAGGGACCCGGGATCCAACGGTGCCCACTCGTCAAACGAACCGGGTCGGGGCGTCAAGAAGAAGCca gctcgcggcggacccgacgccgcgctggcggagaaTCTCCGCCGAGACATCCTCGAagcgtcgccctcggtgCGATGGGACGACATCGCGGGACTAAACGACGCCAAGCGgctgctggaggaggcggtggtgCTGCCGCTGTGGATGCCAGAGTACTTTCGCGGTATCCGTCGGCCGTGGAAGGGGGTGCTGATGTTCGGACCACCCGGCACGGGGAAGACGATGCTCGCGAAagccgtcgccaccgagtGCGGCACCACGTTTTTCAACATATCGTCGTCCACGCTGGCGTCCAAGtaccgcggcgagagcgagCGCATGGTTCGCATCCTCTTCGACCTGGCGCGTCACCACGCCCCGTCCACCATCTtcatcgacgagatcgacTCGCTGTGCACGAGCCGGGGCGCCAgcggcgagcacgaggcATCGAGGCGGGTCAAGTCGGAGTTTCTCGTGCAGATCGACGGGTgcagcgccgtcgacgaTTCAAACGACGATTCATCTTCCGACGGTGACGGTTCGGGCGGAAAGAAGGTGatggtgctcgcggcgacgaacttCCCGTgggacatcgacgaggccCTGAGGCGTCGACTGGAGAAGAGGATCTACATCCCGCTGCCGGATGCCGAGGCGAGGAACGCTCTGGTGAACATCAACGTGCGAGGCGTCGAGGTGGCGCCGGACGTGGacttcgacgcgctcgcgaggcgaaCCGAGGGGTACTCGGGCGACGACATCACCAACGTGTGCAGGGACGCGGCCATGAACGGGATGCGGCGGAAGATTGTGGGTAAGAGACCCGAGGAGATACGGGCCATGTCGAAAGAGGAGGTGGCCGCGCCCATCACGATGGAGGACATgaacgaggcgctcaagcgGATCCAGCccagcgtcgcgagggaggacgtGGAGCGACACCTGGAGTGGCTCGCGGAGTTCGGCAGCACGTAA
- a CDS encoding predicted protein encodes MSTRHPVTTIGGALWRVVAGFSVVEACSLYQGAFGARVDPEAERRGARADAPGPSSSSSSSTGTGGRNRRRRRAGTDAPECADCSAAPFILRQVRNMYLRGVVDDAAFAGSVTFEDPAVSCEGIGEVREAFRAASRFEPRELEPASVTQVADDTYVVRVCLAWTLPVLGETRVPSDVVVTVVTKEKREGLAAARMANDKDGLPAVGVIWRVEERWNGARLLEGFPFDFTRRIAGLVSFAATPALFAKK; translated from the coding sequence ATGTCGACGCGACACCCAGTGACCacgatcggcggcgcgctgtggcgcgtcgtcgcgggtttctccgtcgtcgaggcgtgTTCGCTGTACcagggcgcgttcggcgcgcgcgtcgacccggaggcggagcgccgcggcgcgcgagccgatGCGCCaggtccgtcgtcgtcgtcgtcgtcgtccactGGCACGGGCGGTCGaaatcggcggcggcggcgggctgggaccgacgcgcccgagtgCGCGGAttgctccgcggcgccgttcatCCTGCGCCAGGTCCGGAACATGtacctgcgcggcgtcgtggacgacgccgcgttcgccgggtCGGTGACGTTCGAGGACCCGGCTGTTTCGTGCGAGGGCATCGGGGAGGTGCGCGAGGCGtttcgcgcggcgtcgcggttcGAACCCAGGGAGCTCGAACCCGCGAGCGTGACGCAGGTGGCGGATGACACGTACGTGGTGCGCGTGTGCCTCGCCTGGACGCTCCCGGTGctcggcgagacgcgcgttCCCTCGGACGTCGTGGTCACCGTCGTGACCAAAGAAAAGCGCGAGGGGttagcggcggcgaggatggcgaacGACAAGGACGGCCTGCCGGCGGTCGGGGTGATCTGGCGCGTGGAGGAGCGATGGAACGGCGCGAGACTCCTGGAGGGGTTCCCGTTCGACTTTACCCGACGGATCGCGGGCCTGGTatcgttcgcggcgacgccggctctGTTTGCCAAAAAATAA
- a CDS encoding predicted protein has product MSASTAIGAAIARVGSRAVVRRDPDRNARREARGVARARRERELGTRAALSGGFFHRHGGAGAGIRAGTHAAMLGRAAKRRGSGRGARSVTTMGLPIPIIGGLFNPAVMSIVYVFVAVKLFLGFDKTNYSADKKVVMTALWPLLAATNPSFRENLKRATMG; this is encoded by the coding sequence atgtccgcgtccaccgcgatcggcgccgccatcgcccgcgtgggttcccgcgcggtcgtccgtcgcgatccCGACCGCAACGCGCGccgagaagcgcgcggcgtcgcccgcgcgcgtcgcgagcgcgagctcggtacgcgcgcggcgctctccggGGGGTTCTTCCATCGTCAcggcggagccggcgcggggatccGCGCGGGAACCcacgcggcgatgctcggccgcgcggcgaagaggcgggggagcggccgcggcgcgcgctcggtgaCCACGATGGGGCTGCCGATTCCCATCATCGGCGGCCTGTTCAATCCGGCGGTGATGAGCATCGTGTACGTGTTCGTCGCGGTCAAACTTTTTCTTGGCTTCGACAAGACCAACTACAGCGCGGACAAGAAGGTCGTGATGACCGCGCTGTGGCCgttgctcgcggcgacgaacccgTCGTTCCGCGAGAACCTCAAGCGCGCCACCATGGGGTAG
- a CDS encoding predicted protein, translated as LACDSAAGDFTIRSMRRRAPNPRDVVIEVKYCGVCHSDLHFAAGQMSGVTGAVQYPMCPGHEIAGVVSEVGRDVTRFEVGDKIGVGCMVDSCGRCAACEAGEEQRCAAGNVATYGGIDKHGRAAQVPEGRQTLGGYTDRFVVHENFGVKIPESYPLELAGPVMCAGVTMYDPINAFGAGMGTRVGVVGLGGLGQFGVKIAKARGCVVTVISQNKSKEAFARRCGADEFVVSSDADDFARHAKTLDLVLNTVPVYHDYAKYRALLVDRGGRQVMLGLHTGFIGALLAGRAVGVKRSTLSGSAIGGVRATQEAMDLCAAHDIRPDVEVVPCTAIHEVYQRLDDANDSGKRYVLDVAGTM; from the coding sequence CTGGCGTGCgacagcgcggcgggcgacttCACCATCAGATCGatgcgtcgacgcgcacccaacccgcgcgacgtcgtcatcgaggTCAAGTACTGCGGCGTGTGCCACAGCGACCTCCACTTCGCGGCCGGGCAGATGTcgggcgtcaccggcgcggtgcAGTACCCCATGTGCCCGGGACACGAGATCGCGGGGGTGGTGAGCGAGGTGGGCCGCGACGTGACCCGCTTCGAGGTTGGGGACAAGATCGGCGTCGGGTGCATGGTGGACTCGTGCGGACGatgcgccgcgtgcgaggcgggcgaggagcagcggtgcgccgcgggcaaCGTCGCCACGTACGGCGGAATCGACAAacacggacgcgcggcgcaagTTCCCGAGGGCAGGCAGACCCTCGGCGGATACACCGATCGTTTCGTCGTCCACGAAAACTTTGGCGTCAAGATCCCGGAGTCGTATCCCCTGGAACTCGCCGGGCCGGTGATGTGCGCGGGGGTCACGATGTACGACCCGATcaacgcgttcggcgcggggatggggaccagggtcggcgtcgtcggcctcgggGGGTTGGGTCAGTTCGGGGTGAAGATCGCGAAAGCGCGAGGGTGCGTCGTCACGGTGATTTCACAAAACAAATCCAAAGAGGCGTTTGCGCGACGttgcggcgcggacgagttcGTCGTGtcctccgacgcggacgattTCGCGAGGCACGCCAAAACCCTGGACCTCGTCTTAAACACCGTCCCGGTGTACCACGACTACGCCAAGTACCGCGCCTTGCTGGTGGACCGGGGCGGACGGCAGGTGATGCTGGGGTTGCACACCGGGTTCATCGGCGCGTTGCTCGCGGGAAGGGCCGTCGGCGTTAAAAGGTCCACGCTCTCCGGCAGCGCCATCGGGGGCGTGCGCGCCACGCAGGAGGCGATGGACCtgtgcgcggcgcacgacATACGCCCCGACGTGGAGGTGGTGCCCTGCACGGCGATTCACGAGGTGTACCAACGgttggacgacgcgaacgactcGGGTAAGCGATACGTTTTAGACGTGGCGGGGACGAtga
- the PSAH gene encoding photosystem I subunit VI, chloroplast precursor (ChloroP predicts 20aa cTP whereas TargeT 15aa SP): MAFCIASSTSTFVGAKVAVRAKAARRTARAVQTNAKYGDESVYFDLGDVESTTGSWDVYGVESKARYPDQQEKFFEQAAQGLGRREAMYSFLALAGPAACLVFGAKGSKDAKLPITVGPQKEPQLGPRDRL; encoded by the exons ATGGCCTTCTgcatcgcctcctccacctccaccttcgtcggcgccaaggtcgccgtgcgcgccaaGGCCGCCCGCCGCACCGCCCG CGCCGTCCAGACCAACGCCAAGTACGGCGACGAGTCCGTCTActtcgacctcggcgacgtggaaTCCACCACCGGCAGCTGGGACGTCTACGGCGTCGAGTCCAAGGCGCGCTACCCGGATCAGCAGGAGAAGTTCTTCGAGCAAGCCGCTCAGGGACTCGGCAGGCGCGAGGCCATGTACTccttcctcgcgctcgcgggcccgGCCGCGTGCCTCGTCTTCGGCGCCAAGGGCTCCAAGGACGCCAAGCTCCCCATCACCGTCGGTCCCCAGAAGGAGCCCCAGCTCGGtccccgcgatcgcctcTAA
- a CDS encoding predicted protein, translating to MGRGADARLLGAAVTAPPLNDIVQLSLASRASADDAPTDPRAKTAKARLRDLATSEPGTGVADRNALERCANVVTSAPFFLCGRDVLRRAAAEKQRSIERDWRDRGLGLHSTRVDDSLPPMDHEKMRRLGWALVGVGVAAVAYHLAPRSKRALRTTLRRVDYTAIALASMAASDAYGDAVGARAARRSVVRVPRVVTDATVAACVKFPLIVSAAHCALSEAAFYRGARVGRRGAGGVHHEGGSVRGSEGSDGAKTWRKHAAFASAAGFFFVAEEVWPDFPLLHAAWHVTGAAAMYTGTTCAFGEHVPASPG from the coding sequence atggggcgcggcgccgacgctcgaCTCCTCGGGGCGGCCGTGACCGCCCCGCCGCTGAACGACATCGTTCAactctcgctcgcgtcccgcgcgtccgcggacgacgccccgacggacccgcgcgcgaagacCGCCAAGGCGCGGCTGCGcgacctcgcgacgtccgagcccggcaccggcgtcgccgaccgcAACGCCCTCGAGCGGTGCGCCAACGTcgtgacgtccgcgccgttctTCCTGTgcggccgcgacgtgctccgacgcgcggcggcggagaagcaGAGGAGCATCGAGCGCGACtggcgcgaccgcggcctCGGTCTCCACAgcacccgcgtcgacgactcCCTCCCGCCGATGGACCACGAGAAGATGCGCAGGTTGGGTtgggcgctcgtcggcgtcggcgtcgccgcggtcgcgtaCCACCTCGCCCCGCGCTCCAAACGCGCGCTTCGAACGACGCTGCGAAGGGTCGACTacaccgccatcgcgctcgcgtcgatggcggcgtcggacgcgtacggggacgccgtcggggcgcgagcggcgcggaggtccgtcgttcgcgttcctcgcgtcgtcaCAGACGcaaccgtcgcggcgtgcgtcaaGTTCCCGCtcatcgtctccgccgcgcactGCGCGCtctccgaggcggcgttctaccgcggcgcgcgcgtggggcgtcgaggggcgggcggcgttcATCACGAGGGAGGGAGTGTTCGAGGGAGCGAAGGGTCGGACGGCGCCAAGACATGGCGTAAGCACGCGGCGTttgcgagcgcggcgggttttttcttcgtcgccgaggaggtgtgGCCGGATTTCCCGCTGCTGCACGCGGCGTGGCACGTcaccggggcggcggcgatgtacacggggacgacgtgcgcgttcggcgagcacgtgccggcgtcgccggggtga